In Oryza sativa Japonica Group chromosome 11, ASM3414082v1, the following are encoded in one genomic region:
- the TGAL4 gene encoding transcription factor TGAL4 isoform X2: MGEASSSSGHPRQNPHVLGYGFHGAMPNSLPSANLFEQQGGANYFGELEEALMQQVATLRRTQQTATTTSTLHHGDTTPFSTTATAAATARPPPTLDIFPSWPMRSLHTPKEGSNVTADTTDSESSSKNNSNQNASSDQHVLVGDMAGQFDQIPQQEQHKMATNSPTHSSKTGKALDPKTMRRLAQNREAARKSRLRKKAYIQQLESSKLKLAQMEQDIHRARSQGLLLGAPGGNTSSGAAMFDVDYARWLEEDSQRMAELHGGLHAHLPDSDLRAIVDDTLTHYDHLFNLKGMAAKADVFHLITGMWATPAERCFLWMGGFRPSELLKTLTPQLDPLTEQQVVGICNLQQSSQQAEEALSQGLDQLHQSLAETVAGGSPLDDPNVGSFMGHMAIALGQLSNLEGFVIQADNLRQQTIHQMHRILTVRQAARCFLAIGEYHNRLRALSSLWASRPREILVADEGNCGELSIAAHPSESQYSAF, encoded by the exons ATGGGAGAAGCTAGCAGTAGTTCAGGACATCCAAGGCAGAATCCTCATGTTCTTGGCTATGGCTTCCATGGAGCTATGCCCAACTCCTTGCCTTCTGCAAACTTGTT CGAGCAGCAAGGAGGTGCTAACTATTTTGGAGAACTAGAAGAGGCTCTGATGCAACAGGTGGCCACACTCAGGAGGACTCAACAAACTgcaaccaccacctccacccttCATCATGGAGACACCACCC CCTTCTCCACCACTGCTACTGCTGCGGCTACAGCTAGGCCTCCTCCTACACTGGACATCTTCCCATCCTGGCCTATGAGGTCTCTCCACACACCCAAG GAGGGTTCAAATGTGACAGCAGACACAACAGACTCGGAGAGCAGCAGCAAGAACAACAGCAACCAAAATGCCTCATCAGACCAGCATGTGCTAGTAGGAGACATGGCAGGCCAGTTCGACCAAATTCCACAGCAGGAACAACACAAG ATGGCAACTAACAGTCCCACTCATAGCAGCAAGACTGGCAAGGCGCTTGATCCAAAG ACGATGAGAAGGCTCGCCCAGAACCGAGAAGCAGCACGGAAAAGCCGACTGCGAAAGAAG GCTTACATCCAGCAGCTTGAAAGCAGCAAGCTGAAGCTTGCTCAGATGGAACAGGATATCCACAGAGCTCGTTCCCAG GGCTTACTGCTTGGAGCTCCAGGTGGAAACACCAGCTCAG GTGCCGCAATGTTCGACGTCGACTACGCCCGGTGGCTGGAGGAAGACAGCCAGCGCATGGCTGAACTGCACGGAGGGCTGCACGCACATCTGCCGGACAGCGACCTCAGAGCCATCGTCGACGACACGCTAACCCACTACGACCACCTCTTCAACCTCAAGGGCATGGCGGCCAAGGCCGACGTGTTCCACCTCATCACCGGGATGTGGGCGACCCCAGCTGAGCGGTGCTTCCTCTGGATGGGCGGATTCCGGCCCTCCGAGCTGCTCAAG ACATTGACACCCCAGCTGGATCCCCTGACTGAGCAGCAAGTGGTTGGTATCTGCAATCTTCAACAGTCATCGCAACAGGCAGAGGAAGCTCTCTCCCAGGGCTTGGATCAGCTGCATCAGTCATTAGCAGAAACCGTGGCTGGAGGGTCCCCGTTGGATGACCCCAACGTCGGGAGTTTCATGGGTCACATGGCTATTGCCCTCGGCCAGCTATCAAATCTTGAAGGTTTTGTCATACAG GCTGATAATTTGAGGCAGCAGACTATCCATCAGAtgcacaggattctgacagtcAGGCAGGCAGCTCGATGTTTCTTGGCCATTGGAGAGTACCATAATCGCCTCCGTGCCCTGAGCTCACTTTGGGCTTCTCGCCCTCGAGA GATACTGGTGGCAGATGAAGGCAATTGTGGAGAGCTAAGCATTGCAGCACATCCATCTGAGAGCCAATATTCAGCCTTCTGA
- the TGAL4 gene encoding transcription factor TGAL4: MGEASSSSGHPRQNPHVLGYGFHGAMPNSLPSANLFEQQGGANYFGELEEALMQQVATLRRTQQTATTTSTLHHGDTTPFSTTATAAATARPPPTLDIFPSWPMRSLHTPKEGSNVTADTTDSESSSKNNSNQNASSDQHVLVGDMAGQFDQIPQQEQHKKMATNSPTHSSKTGKALDPKTMRRLAQNREAARKSRLRKKAYIQQLESSKLKLAQMEQDIHRARSQGLLLGAPGGNTSSGAAMFDVDYARWLEEDSQRMAELHGGLHAHLPDSDLRAIVDDTLTHYDHLFNLKGMAAKADVFHLITGMWATPAERCFLWMGGFRPSELLKTLTPQLDPLTEQQVVGICNLQQSSQQAEEALSQGLDQLHQSLAETVAGGSPLDDPNVGSFMGHMAIALGQLSNLEGFVIQADNLRQQTIHQMHRILTVRQAARCFLAIGEYHNRLRALSSLWASRPREILVADEGNCGELSIAAHPSESQYSAF; the protein is encoded by the exons ATGGGAGAAGCTAGCAGTAGTTCAGGACATCCAAGGCAGAATCCTCATGTTCTTGGCTATGGCTTCCATGGAGCTATGCCCAACTCCTTGCCTTCTGCAAACTTGTT CGAGCAGCAAGGAGGTGCTAACTATTTTGGAGAACTAGAAGAGGCTCTGATGCAACAGGTGGCCACACTCAGGAGGACTCAACAAACTgcaaccaccacctccacccttCATCATGGAGACACCACCC CCTTCTCCACCACTGCTACTGCTGCGGCTACAGCTAGGCCTCCTCCTACACTGGACATCTTCCCATCCTGGCCTATGAGGTCTCTCCACACACCCAAG GAGGGTTCAAATGTGACAGCAGACACAACAGACTCGGAGAGCAGCAGCAAGAACAACAGCAACCAAAATGCCTCATCAGACCAGCATGTGCTAGTAGGAGACATGGCAGGCCAGTTCGACCAAATTCCACAGCAGGAACAACACAAG AAGATGGCAACTAACAGTCCCACTCATAGCAGCAAGACTGGCAAGGCGCTTGATCCAAAG ACGATGAGAAGGCTCGCCCAGAACCGAGAAGCAGCACGGAAAAGCCGACTGCGAAAGAAG GCTTACATCCAGCAGCTTGAAAGCAGCAAGCTGAAGCTTGCTCAGATGGAACAGGATATCCACAGAGCTCGTTCCCAG GGCTTACTGCTTGGAGCTCCAGGTGGAAACACCAGCTCAG GTGCCGCAATGTTCGACGTCGACTACGCCCGGTGGCTGGAGGAAGACAGCCAGCGCATGGCTGAACTGCACGGAGGGCTGCACGCACATCTGCCGGACAGCGACCTCAGAGCCATCGTCGACGACACGCTAACCCACTACGACCACCTCTTCAACCTCAAGGGCATGGCGGCCAAGGCCGACGTGTTCCACCTCATCACCGGGATGTGGGCGACCCCAGCTGAGCGGTGCTTCCTCTGGATGGGCGGATTCCGGCCCTCCGAGCTGCTCAAG ACATTGACACCCCAGCTGGATCCCCTGACTGAGCAGCAAGTGGTTGGTATCTGCAATCTTCAACAGTCATCGCAACAGGCAGAGGAAGCTCTCTCCCAGGGCTTGGATCAGCTGCATCAGTCATTAGCAGAAACCGTGGCTGGAGGGTCCCCGTTGGATGACCCCAACGTCGGGAGTTTCATGGGTCACATGGCTATTGCCCTCGGCCAGCTATCAAATCTTGAAGGTTTTGTCATACAG GCTGATAATTTGAGGCAGCAGACTATCCATCAGAtgcacaggattctgacagtcAGGCAGGCAGCTCGATGTTTCTTGGCCATTGGAGAGTACCATAATCGCCTCCGTGCCCTGAGCTCACTTTGGGCTTCTCGCCCTCGAGA GATACTGGTGGCAGATGAAGGCAATTGTGGAGAGCTAAGCATTGCAGCACATCCATCTGAGAGCCAATATTCAGCCTTCTGA